A region from the Lycium barbarum isolate Lr01 chromosome 8, ASM1917538v2, whole genome shotgun sequence genome encodes:
- the LOC132605679 gene encoding putative pentatricopeptide repeat-containing protein At1g12700, mitochondrial isoform X10 translates to MRRISLCIPNNAIIPFISFFGISHSYSTRAYSSCHANRSISVKAKLGLNSKIENVKCLDDAVTLFHQLTLGIPISNFILNIVINSYCLMHRADFGFSVLAIYMKNGIPFNVVTFTALTKGYFAENKVNDAVELLKKLVREKICEPDKVMYATVMNGLSKRGHTKKALGLLRLMEQGNTKPDIYIYTIIMDALCKDRNLDAAINLLNEMKQKGVPPDIVTYNSFIDYFCKLGQWKKVMTLFFEMVNLNIYPNVCTFTMVIDGMCKEGKVEDAEEILRYMIEKGIEPNIITYNAIMDGYCLCGQLDRAKRVFDSMIDKNIQPDIFSYNILINGYCKENKVAEAMQLFHEISQKGSKPNIVTYNTILQGLFEVERISDAEKLFDEMLSTGPAPNLYTHCTLLNGYFKYGLVEEAMSLFNKLERKRENTHIKFYNFVINGLCKNRKLDKARAIFEKLSLIGLLPDTRTYNSIINGFCLEGSIDEANHMLRKMEESGYLPNDITYNVIVRGFLRCRKISAMATFMKEMVGRGFSFDANTTELLLEHCLSFREAHHGHSRNLCSENDATDNRTGSSRSQQKLMF, encoded by the exons ATGAGGAGAATTTCTCTGTGTATCCCTAACAATGCTATTATaccctttatttctttctttGGTATTTCCCATTCTTATTCAACTAGAGCTTATTCTTCTTGCCATGCTAATAGATCAATTTCAGTAAAGGCTAAACTTGGGTTAAATAGCAAGATTGAGAATGTCAAGTGTTTGGATGATGCTGTTACTCTCTTCCATCAATTG ACATTGGGTATCCCAATTAGTAATTTCATCTTGAATATTGTGATTAATAGTTATTGCCTGATGCATCGTGCTGATTTTGGATTTTCGGTGTTGGCCATTTACATGAAGAATGGCATTCCGTTTAATGTTGTCACCTTTACGGCTCTAACAAAGGGATATTTTGCTGAAAATAAGGTCAATGATGCAGTTGAATTGTTAAAAAAATTGGTGAGAGAAAAGATTTGTGAGCCTGACAAAGTCATGTATGCAACTGTCATGAATGGGCTGAGCAAAAGGGGCCATACTAAAAAAGCTTTAGGTTTGCTCCGGTTAATGGAACAGGGGAATACTAAGCCCGACATATATATCTACACCATCATTATGGATGCCCTTTGCAAAGATAGAAATTTAGATGCTGCTATCAACCTTTTGAATGAGATGAAGCAGAAAGGCGTTCCTCCTGACATAGTCACTTATAATTCTTTTATTGATTATTTCTGTAAGCTTGGTCAGTGGAAAAAAGTTATGACTTTATTCTTTGAGATGGTAAACCTCAATATTTATCCAAATGTGTGCACCTTCACCATGGTGATTGATGGAATGTGCAAAGAAGGAAAAGTTGAAGATGCTGAGGAAATACTTAGATACATGATTGAAAAAGGTATAGAGCCTAATATAATCACCTACAATGCGATAATGGATGGATATTGTTTGTGTGGTCAACTGGATAGAGCGAAGAGAGTGTTTGATTCCATGATAGATAAGAACATTCAACCTGACATTTTTAGCTATAACATACTAATAAATGGATACTGTAAGGAAAACAAAGTGGCTGAGGCCATGCAGTTGTTCCATGAAATTTCTCAAAAGGGATCAAAACCTAATATTGTTACGTACAATACTATCTTGCAAGGTCTGTTTGAAGTTGAAAGAATAAGTGATGCAGAAAAGCTCTTTGATGAGATGCTATCTACAGGGCCCGCACCCAATTTATACACTCACTGCACTTTGCTCAATGGTTATTTTAAGTACGGACTTGTTGAAGAAGCTATGTCACTCTTTaataagttggaaagaaagagagaaaacaCTCATATTAAATTTTacaattttgtcattaatggatTGTGCAAAAATCGTAAACTTGACAAAGCTCGTGCTATTTTTGAGAAGCTTTCTCTAATTGGATTGCTCCCGGATACAAGAACATACAATTCAATAATAAATGGATTTTGTCTAGAAGGGTCGATAGATGAAGCTAATCATATGCTAAGAAAAATGGAGGAGAGCGGTTATTTGCCGAATGACATCACTTACAATGTTATTGTGCGAGGATTTCTCAGGTGCAGAAAAATTAGTGCAATGGCAACATTCATGAAAGAAATGGTTGGAAGGGGCTTCTCATTTGATGCAAATACCACTGAGTTACTG TTAGAACATTGCTTGAGCTTTCGAGAG
- the LOC132605679 gene encoding putative pentatricopeptide repeat-containing protein At1g12700, mitochondrial isoform X7 encodes MRRISLCIPNNAIIPFISFFGISHSYSTRAYSSCHANRSISVKAKLGLNSKIENVKCLDDAVTLFHQLTLGIPISNFILNIVINSYCLMHRADFGFSVLAIYMKNGIPFNVVTFTALTKGYFAENKVNDAVELLKKLVREKICEPDKVMYATVMNGLSKRGHTKKALGLLRLMEQGNTKPDIYIYTIIMDALCKDRNLDAAINLLNEMKQKGVPPDIVTYNSFIDYFCKLGQWKKVMTLFFEMVNLNIYPNVCTFTMVIDGMCKEGKVEDAEEILRYMIEKGIEPNIITYNAIMDGYCLCGQLDRAKRVFDSMIDKNIQPDIFSYNILINGYCKENKVAEAMQLFHEISQKGSKPNIVTYNTILQGLFEVERISDAEKLFDEMLSTGPAPNLYTHCTLLNGYFKYGLVEEAMSLFNKLERKRENTHIKFYNFVINGLCKNRKLDKARAIFEKLSLIGLLPDTRTYNSIINGFCLEGSIDEANHMLRKMEESGYLPNDITYNVIVRGFLRCRKISAMATFMKEMVGRGFSFDANTTELLLEHCLSFREDRLITVTAETYVLKTMRQIIGQAHHGHSRNLCSENDATDNR; translated from the exons ATGAGGAGAATTTCTCTGTGTATCCCTAACAATGCTATTATaccctttatttctttctttGGTATTTCCCATTCTTATTCAACTAGAGCTTATTCTTCTTGCCATGCTAATAGATCAATTTCAGTAAAGGCTAAACTTGGGTTAAATAGCAAGATTGAGAATGTCAAGTGTTTGGATGATGCTGTTACTCTCTTCCATCAATTG ACATTGGGTATCCCAATTAGTAATTTCATCTTGAATATTGTGATTAATAGTTATTGCCTGATGCATCGTGCTGATTTTGGATTTTCGGTGTTGGCCATTTACATGAAGAATGGCATTCCGTTTAATGTTGTCACCTTTACGGCTCTAACAAAGGGATATTTTGCTGAAAATAAGGTCAATGATGCAGTTGAATTGTTAAAAAAATTGGTGAGAGAAAAGATTTGTGAGCCTGACAAAGTCATGTATGCAACTGTCATGAATGGGCTGAGCAAAAGGGGCCATACTAAAAAAGCTTTAGGTTTGCTCCGGTTAATGGAACAGGGGAATACTAAGCCCGACATATATATCTACACCATCATTATGGATGCCCTTTGCAAAGATAGAAATTTAGATGCTGCTATCAACCTTTTGAATGAGATGAAGCAGAAAGGCGTTCCTCCTGACATAGTCACTTATAATTCTTTTATTGATTATTTCTGTAAGCTTGGTCAGTGGAAAAAAGTTATGACTTTATTCTTTGAGATGGTAAACCTCAATATTTATCCAAATGTGTGCACCTTCACCATGGTGATTGATGGAATGTGCAAAGAAGGAAAAGTTGAAGATGCTGAGGAAATACTTAGATACATGATTGAAAAAGGTATAGAGCCTAATATAATCACCTACAATGCGATAATGGATGGATATTGTTTGTGTGGTCAACTGGATAGAGCGAAGAGAGTGTTTGATTCCATGATAGATAAGAACATTCAACCTGACATTTTTAGCTATAACATACTAATAAATGGATACTGTAAGGAAAACAAAGTGGCTGAGGCCATGCAGTTGTTCCATGAAATTTCTCAAAAGGGATCAAAACCTAATATTGTTACGTACAATACTATCTTGCAAGGTCTGTTTGAAGTTGAAAGAATAAGTGATGCAGAAAAGCTCTTTGATGAGATGCTATCTACAGGGCCCGCACCCAATTTATACACTCACTGCACTTTGCTCAATGGTTATTTTAAGTACGGACTTGTTGAAGAAGCTATGTCACTCTTTaataagttggaaagaaagagagaaaacaCTCATATTAAATTTTacaattttgtcattaatggatTGTGCAAAAATCGTAAACTTGACAAAGCTCGTGCTATTTTTGAGAAGCTTTCTCTAATTGGATTGCTCCCGGATACAAGAACATACAATTCAATAATAAATGGATTTTGTCTAGAAGGGTCGATAGATGAAGCTAATCATATGCTAAGAAAAATGGAGGAGAGCGGTTATTTGCCGAATGACATCACTTACAATGTTATTGTGCGAGGATTTCTCAGGTGCAGAAAAATTAGTGCAATGGCAACATTCATGAAAGAAATGGTTGGAAGGGGCTTCTCATTTGATGCAAATACCACTGAGTTACTG TTAGAACATTGCTTGAGCTTTCGAGAG
- the LOC132605679 gene encoding putative pentatricopeptide repeat-containing protein At1g12700, mitochondrial isoform X11, with amino-acid sequence MRRISLCIPNNAIIPFISFFGISHSYSTRAYSSCHANRSISVKAKLGLNSKIENVKCLDDAVTLFHQLTLGIPISNFILNIVINSYCLMHRADFGFSVLAIYMKNGIPFNVVTFTALTKGYFAENKVNDAVELLKKLVREKICEPDKVMYATVMNGLSKRGHTKKALGLLRLMEQGNTKPDIYIYTIIMDALCKDRNLDAAINLLNEMKQKGVPPDIVTYNSFIDYFCKLGQWKKVMTLFFEMVNLNIYPNVCTFTMVIDGMCKEGKVEDAEEILRYMIEKGIEPNIITYNAIMDGYCLCGQLDRAKRVFDSMIDKNIQPDIFSYNILINGYCKENKVAEAMQLFHEISQKGSKPNIVTYNTILQGLFEVERISDAEKLFDEMLSTGPAPNLYTHCTLLNGYFKYGLVEEAMSLFNKLERKRENTHIKFYNFVINGLCKNRKLDKARAIFEKLSLIGLLPDTRTYNSIINGFCLEGSIDEANHMLRKMEESGYLPNDITYNVIVRGFLRCRKISAMATFMKEMVGRGFSFDANTTELLAHHGHSRNLCSENDATDNRTGSSRSQQKLMF; translated from the exons ATGAGGAGAATTTCTCTGTGTATCCCTAACAATGCTATTATaccctttatttctttctttGGTATTTCCCATTCTTATTCAACTAGAGCTTATTCTTCTTGCCATGCTAATAGATCAATTTCAGTAAAGGCTAAACTTGGGTTAAATAGCAAGATTGAGAATGTCAAGTGTTTGGATGATGCTGTTACTCTCTTCCATCAATTG ACATTGGGTATCCCAATTAGTAATTTCATCTTGAATATTGTGATTAATAGTTATTGCCTGATGCATCGTGCTGATTTTGGATTTTCGGTGTTGGCCATTTACATGAAGAATGGCATTCCGTTTAATGTTGTCACCTTTACGGCTCTAACAAAGGGATATTTTGCTGAAAATAAGGTCAATGATGCAGTTGAATTGTTAAAAAAATTGGTGAGAGAAAAGATTTGTGAGCCTGACAAAGTCATGTATGCAACTGTCATGAATGGGCTGAGCAAAAGGGGCCATACTAAAAAAGCTTTAGGTTTGCTCCGGTTAATGGAACAGGGGAATACTAAGCCCGACATATATATCTACACCATCATTATGGATGCCCTTTGCAAAGATAGAAATTTAGATGCTGCTATCAACCTTTTGAATGAGATGAAGCAGAAAGGCGTTCCTCCTGACATAGTCACTTATAATTCTTTTATTGATTATTTCTGTAAGCTTGGTCAGTGGAAAAAAGTTATGACTTTATTCTTTGAGATGGTAAACCTCAATATTTATCCAAATGTGTGCACCTTCACCATGGTGATTGATGGAATGTGCAAAGAAGGAAAAGTTGAAGATGCTGAGGAAATACTTAGATACATGATTGAAAAAGGTATAGAGCCTAATATAATCACCTACAATGCGATAATGGATGGATATTGTTTGTGTGGTCAACTGGATAGAGCGAAGAGAGTGTTTGATTCCATGATAGATAAGAACATTCAACCTGACATTTTTAGCTATAACATACTAATAAATGGATACTGTAAGGAAAACAAAGTGGCTGAGGCCATGCAGTTGTTCCATGAAATTTCTCAAAAGGGATCAAAACCTAATATTGTTACGTACAATACTATCTTGCAAGGTCTGTTTGAAGTTGAAAGAATAAGTGATGCAGAAAAGCTCTTTGATGAGATGCTATCTACAGGGCCCGCACCCAATTTATACACTCACTGCACTTTGCTCAATGGTTATTTTAAGTACGGACTTGTTGAAGAAGCTATGTCACTCTTTaataagttggaaagaaagagagaaaacaCTCATATTAAATTTTacaattttgtcattaatggatTGTGCAAAAATCGTAAACTTGACAAAGCTCGTGCTATTTTTGAGAAGCTTTCTCTAATTGGATTGCTCCCGGATACAAGAACATACAATTCAATAATAAATGGATTTTGTCTAGAAGGGTCGATAGATGAAGCTAATCATATGCTAAGAAAAATGGAGGAGAGCGGTTATTTGCCGAATGACATCACTTACAATGTTATTGTGCGAGGATTTCTCAGGTGCAGAAAAATTAGTGCAATGGCAACATTCATGAAAGAAATGGTTGGAAGGGGCTTCTCATTTGATGCAAATACCACTGAGTTACTG
- the LOC132605679 gene encoding putative pentatricopeptide repeat-containing protein At1g12700, mitochondrial isoform X8, which produces MRRISLCIPNNAIIPFISFFGISHSYSTRAYSSCHANRSISVKAKLGLNSKIENVKCLDDAVTLFHQLTLGIPISNFILNIVINSYCLMHRADFGFSVLAIYMKNGIPFNVVTFTALTKGYFAENKVNDAVELLKKLVREKICEPDKVMYATVMNGLSKRGHTKKALGLLRLMEQGNTKPDIYIYTIIMDALCKDRNLDAAINLLNEMKQKGVPPDIVTYNSFIDYFCKLGQWKKVMTLFFEMVNLNIYPNVCTFTMVIDGMCKEGKVEDAEEILRYMIEKGIEPNIITYNAIMDGYCLCGQLDRAKRVFDSMIDKNIQPDIFSYNILINGYCKENKVAEAMQLFHEISQKGSKPNIVTYNTILQGLFEVERISDAEKLFDEMLSTGPAPNLYTHCTLLNGYFKYGLVEEAMSLFNKLERKRENTHIKFYNFVINGLCKNRKLDKARAIFEKLSLIGLLPDTRTYNSIINGFCLEGSIDEANHMLRKMEESGYLPNDITYNVIVRGFLRCRKISAMATFMKEMVGRGFSFDANTTELLDRLITVTAETYVLKTMRQIIGFQVAEAKTCTALTGSSRSQQKLMF; this is translated from the exons ATGAGGAGAATTTCTCTGTGTATCCCTAACAATGCTATTATaccctttatttctttctttGGTATTTCCCATTCTTATTCAACTAGAGCTTATTCTTCTTGCCATGCTAATAGATCAATTTCAGTAAAGGCTAAACTTGGGTTAAATAGCAAGATTGAGAATGTCAAGTGTTTGGATGATGCTGTTACTCTCTTCCATCAATTG ACATTGGGTATCCCAATTAGTAATTTCATCTTGAATATTGTGATTAATAGTTATTGCCTGATGCATCGTGCTGATTTTGGATTTTCGGTGTTGGCCATTTACATGAAGAATGGCATTCCGTTTAATGTTGTCACCTTTACGGCTCTAACAAAGGGATATTTTGCTGAAAATAAGGTCAATGATGCAGTTGAATTGTTAAAAAAATTGGTGAGAGAAAAGATTTGTGAGCCTGACAAAGTCATGTATGCAACTGTCATGAATGGGCTGAGCAAAAGGGGCCATACTAAAAAAGCTTTAGGTTTGCTCCGGTTAATGGAACAGGGGAATACTAAGCCCGACATATATATCTACACCATCATTATGGATGCCCTTTGCAAAGATAGAAATTTAGATGCTGCTATCAACCTTTTGAATGAGATGAAGCAGAAAGGCGTTCCTCCTGACATAGTCACTTATAATTCTTTTATTGATTATTTCTGTAAGCTTGGTCAGTGGAAAAAAGTTATGACTTTATTCTTTGAGATGGTAAACCTCAATATTTATCCAAATGTGTGCACCTTCACCATGGTGATTGATGGAATGTGCAAAGAAGGAAAAGTTGAAGATGCTGAGGAAATACTTAGATACATGATTGAAAAAGGTATAGAGCCTAATATAATCACCTACAATGCGATAATGGATGGATATTGTTTGTGTGGTCAACTGGATAGAGCGAAGAGAGTGTTTGATTCCATGATAGATAAGAACATTCAACCTGACATTTTTAGCTATAACATACTAATAAATGGATACTGTAAGGAAAACAAAGTGGCTGAGGCCATGCAGTTGTTCCATGAAATTTCTCAAAAGGGATCAAAACCTAATATTGTTACGTACAATACTATCTTGCAAGGTCTGTTTGAAGTTGAAAGAATAAGTGATGCAGAAAAGCTCTTTGATGAGATGCTATCTACAGGGCCCGCACCCAATTTATACACTCACTGCACTTTGCTCAATGGTTATTTTAAGTACGGACTTGTTGAAGAAGCTATGTCACTCTTTaataagttggaaagaaagagagaaaacaCTCATATTAAATTTTacaattttgtcattaatggatTGTGCAAAAATCGTAAACTTGACAAAGCTCGTGCTATTTTTGAGAAGCTTTCTCTAATTGGATTGCTCCCGGATACAAGAACATACAATTCAATAATAAATGGATTTTGTCTAGAAGGGTCGATAGATGAAGCTAATCATATGCTAAGAAAAATGGAGGAGAGCGGTTATTTGCCGAATGACATCACTTACAATGTTATTGTGCGAGGATTTCTCAGGTGCAGAAAAATTAGTGCAATGGCAACATTCATGAAAGAAATGGTTGGAAGGGGCTTCTCATTTGATGCAAATACCACTGAGTTACTG
- the LOC132605679 gene encoding putative pentatricopeptide repeat-containing protein At1g12700, mitochondrial isoform X9, with protein sequence MRRISLCIPNNAIIPFISFFGISHSYSTRAYSSCHANRSISVKAKLGLNSKIENVKCLDDAVTLFHQLTLGIPISNFILNIVINSYCLMHRADFGFSVLAIYMKNGIPFNVVTFTALTKGYFAENKVNDAVELLKKLVREKICEPDKVMYATVMNGLSKRGHTKKALGLLRLMEQGNTKPDIYIYTIIMDALCKDRNLDAAINLLNEMKQKGVPPDIVTYNSFIDYFCKLGQWKKVMTLFFEMVNLNIYPNVCTFTMVIDGMCKEGKVEDAEEILRYMIEKGIEPNIITYNAIMDGYCLCGQLDRAKRVFDSMIDKNIQPDIFSYNILINGYCKENKVAEAMQLFHEISQKGSKPNIVTYNTILQGLFEVERISDAEKLFDEMLSTGPAPNLYTHCTLLNGYFKYGLVEEAMSLFNKLERKRENTHIKFYNFVINGLCKNRKLDKARAIFEKLSLIGLLPDTRTYNSIINGFCLEGSIDEANHMLRKMEESGYLPNDITYNVIVRGFLRCRKISAMATFMKEMVGRGFSFDANTTELLDRLITVTAETYVLKTMRQIIGQAHHGHSRNLCSENDATDNR encoded by the exons ATGAGGAGAATTTCTCTGTGTATCCCTAACAATGCTATTATaccctttatttctttctttGGTATTTCCCATTCTTATTCAACTAGAGCTTATTCTTCTTGCCATGCTAATAGATCAATTTCAGTAAAGGCTAAACTTGGGTTAAATAGCAAGATTGAGAATGTCAAGTGTTTGGATGATGCTGTTACTCTCTTCCATCAATTG ACATTGGGTATCCCAATTAGTAATTTCATCTTGAATATTGTGATTAATAGTTATTGCCTGATGCATCGTGCTGATTTTGGATTTTCGGTGTTGGCCATTTACATGAAGAATGGCATTCCGTTTAATGTTGTCACCTTTACGGCTCTAACAAAGGGATATTTTGCTGAAAATAAGGTCAATGATGCAGTTGAATTGTTAAAAAAATTGGTGAGAGAAAAGATTTGTGAGCCTGACAAAGTCATGTATGCAACTGTCATGAATGGGCTGAGCAAAAGGGGCCATACTAAAAAAGCTTTAGGTTTGCTCCGGTTAATGGAACAGGGGAATACTAAGCCCGACATATATATCTACACCATCATTATGGATGCCCTTTGCAAAGATAGAAATTTAGATGCTGCTATCAACCTTTTGAATGAGATGAAGCAGAAAGGCGTTCCTCCTGACATAGTCACTTATAATTCTTTTATTGATTATTTCTGTAAGCTTGGTCAGTGGAAAAAAGTTATGACTTTATTCTTTGAGATGGTAAACCTCAATATTTATCCAAATGTGTGCACCTTCACCATGGTGATTGATGGAATGTGCAAAGAAGGAAAAGTTGAAGATGCTGAGGAAATACTTAGATACATGATTGAAAAAGGTATAGAGCCTAATATAATCACCTACAATGCGATAATGGATGGATATTGTTTGTGTGGTCAACTGGATAGAGCGAAGAGAGTGTTTGATTCCATGATAGATAAGAACATTCAACCTGACATTTTTAGCTATAACATACTAATAAATGGATACTGTAAGGAAAACAAAGTGGCTGAGGCCATGCAGTTGTTCCATGAAATTTCTCAAAAGGGATCAAAACCTAATATTGTTACGTACAATACTATCTTGCAAGGTCTGTTTGAAGTTGAAAGAATAAGTGATGCAGAAAAGCTCTTTGATGAGATGCTATCTACAGGGCCCGCACCCAATTTATACACTCACTGCACTTTGCTCAATGGTTATTTTAAGTACGGACTTGTTGAAGAAGCTATGTCACTCTTTaataagttggaaagaaagagagaaaacaCTCATATTAAATTTTacaattttgtcattaatggatTGTGCAAAAATCGTAAACTTGACAAAGCTCGTGCTATTTTTGAGAAGCTTTCTCTAATTGGATTGCTCCCGGATACAAGAACATACAATTCAATAATAAATGGATTTTGTCTAGAAGGGTCGATAGATGAAGCTAATCATATGCTAAGAAAAATGGAGGAGAGCGGTTATTTGCCGAATGACATCACTTACAATGTTATTGTGCGAGGATTTCTCAGGTGCAGAAAAATTAGTGCAATGGCAACATTCATGAAAGAAATGGTTGGAAGGGGCTTCTCATTTGATGCAAATACCACTGAGTTACTG
- the LOC132605679 gene encoding putative pentatricopeptide repeat-containing protein At1g12700, mitochondrial isoform X5 has product MRRISLCIPNNAIIPFISFFGISHSYSTRAYSSCHANRSISVKAKLGLNSKIENVKCLDDAVTLFHQLTLGIPISNFILNIVINSYCLMHRADFGFSVLAIYMKNGIPFNVVTFTALTKGYFAENKVNDAVELLKKLVREKICEPDKVMYATVMNGLSKRGHTKKALGLLRLMEQGNTKPDIYIYTIIMDALCKDRNLDAAINLLNEMKQKGVPPDIVTYNSFIDYFCKLGQWKKVMTLFFEMVNLNIYPNVCTFTMVIDGMCKEGKVEDAEEILRYMIEKGIEPNIITYNAIMDGYCLCGQLDRAKRVFDSMIDKNIQPDIFSYNILINGYCKENKVAEAMQLFHEISQKGSKPNIVTYNTILQGLFEVERISDAEKLFDEMLSTGPAPNLYTHCTLLNGYFKYGLVEEAMSLFNKLERKRENTHIKFYNFVINGLCKNRKLDKARAIFEKLSLIGLLPDTRTYNSIINGFCLEGSIDEANHMLRKMEESGYLPNDITYNVIVRGFLRCRKISAMATFMKEMVGRGFSFDANTTELLLEHCLSFREDRLITVTAETYVLKTMRQIIGFQVAEAKTCTALTGSSRSQQKLMF; this is encoded by the exons ATGAGGAGAATTTCTCTGTGTATCCCTAACAATGCTATTATaccctttatttctttctttGGTATTTCCCATTCTTATTCAACTAGAGCTTATTCTTCTTGCCATGCTAATAGATCAATTTCAGTAAAGGCTAAACTTGGGTTAAATAGCAAGATTGAGAATGTCAAGTGTTTGGATGATGCTGTTACTCTCTTCCATCAATTG ACATTGGGTATCCCAATTAGTAATTTCATCTTGAATATTGTGATTAATAGTTATTGCCTGATGCATCGTGCTGATTTTGGATTTTCGGTGTTGGCCATTTACATGAAGAATGGCATTCCGTTTAATGTTGTCACCTTTACGGCTCTAACAAAGGGATATTTTGCTGAAAATAAGGTCAATGATGCAGTTGAATTGTTAAAAAAATTGGTGAGAGAAAAGATTTGTGAGCCTGACAAAGTCATGTATGCAACTGTCATGAATGGGCTGAGCAAAAGGGGCCATACTAAAAAAGCTTTAGGTTTGCTCCGGTTAATGGAACAGGGGAATACTAAGCCCGACATATATATCTACACCATCATTATGGATGCCCTTTGCAAAGATAGAAATTTAGATGCTGCTATCAACCTTTTGAATGAGATGAAGCAGAAAGGCGTTCCTCCTGACATAGTCACTTATAATTCTTTTATTGATTATTTCTGTAAGCTTGGTCAGTGGAAAAAAGTTATGACTTTATTCTTTGAGATGGTAAACCTCAATATTTATCCAAATGTGTGCACCTTCACCATGGTGATTGATGGAATGTGCAAAGAAGGAAAAGTTGAAGATGCTGAGGAAATACTTAGATACATGATTGAAAAAGGTATAGAGCCTAATATAATCACCTACAATGCGATAATGGATGGATATTGTTTGTGTGGTCAACTGGATAGAGCGAAGAGAGTGTTTGATTCCATGATAGATAAGAACATTCAACCTGACATTTTTAGCTATAACATACTAATAAATGGATACTGTAAGGAAAACAAAGTGGCTGAGGCCATGCAGTTGTTCCATGAAATTTCTCAAAAGGGATCAAAACCTAATATTGTTACGTACAATACTATCTTGCAAGGTCTGTTTGAAGTTGAAAGAATAAGTGATGCAGAAAAGCTCTTTGATGAGATGCTATCTACAGGGCCCGCACCCAATTTATACACTCACTGCACTTTGCTCAATGGTTATTTTAAGTACGGACTTGTTGAAGAAGCTATGTCACTCTTTaataagttggaaagaaagagagaaaacaCTCATATTAAATTTTacaattttgtcattaatggatTGTGCAAAAATCGTAAACTTGACAAAGCTCGTGCTATTTTTGAGAAGCTTTCTCTAATTGGATTGCTCCCGGATACAAGAACATACAATTCAATAATAAATGGATTTTGTCTAGAAGGGTCGATAGATGAAGCTAATCATATGCTAAGAAAAATGGAGGAGAGCGGTTATTTGCCGAATGACATCACTTACAATGTTATTGTGCGAGGATTTCTCAGGTGCAGAAAAATTAGTGCAATGGCAACATTCATGAAAGAAATGGTTGGAAGGGGCTTCTCATTTGATGCAAATACCACTGAGTTACTG TTAGAACATTGCTTGAGCTTTCGAGAG